Proteins encoded together in one Mycolicibacter minnesotensis window:
- a CDS encoding bifunctional [glutamine synthetase] adenylyltransferase/[glutamine synthetase]-adenylyl-L-tyrosine phosphorylase, producing the protein MSYPGSQRRKLPSVGRLGLVDRYAEADLTALGWYSAYTQPHVDVLWALSRAPDADAALRTLVRLSEAPGIDWPELSAALMADRGLRGRLFATLGSSLALGDHLIAHPESWKLLASPKDSGDYTIALPSAAELRAILADGVAAVTDGAYVERLRSLYRDRLLVLASIDLAPTVENLPVLPFVAVGEHLADLADAALAAALRVAEIRVCGSDATPPRIAVIAMGKCGARELNYVSDVDVIFVAEEADAVSTRVAGELMRVAGEAFFEVDAGLRPEGRHGALVRSLESHIVYYQRWAKTWEFQALLKARAAVGDAELGRAYIDAMLPMVWTACEREDFVVDVQAMRRRVAQLVPADIRSRELKLGSGGLRDVEFAVQLLQLVHGRGDETLHVASTVDALAALGAGGYVGRDDAANLTASYEFLRLLEHRLQLQRLKRTHMLPPPYDDEALRWLARAAHVRPDGRHDALGVLREELKAQNRRVSRLHAKLFYQPLLEAVGPAGLEMAGGLTPGAAERQLAALGYEAPHNALTHLGALTNQSGRRGRVQAVLLPKLLYWLSGTPNPDAGLLAYRRLSESMAQNRWYLSTLRDSSAVAKRLMRVLGTSAYIPELLMRSPDVIQAYGDGPSGPKLLDTGPEAVSRALISSAGRHPDPVRAIASARSLRRHELARIASADLLGMLDVTDVCRALTAVWVAVLQAALEAIIRVNLAGDEVKEPPARIAVIGMGRLGGRELGYGSDADVMFVCEVNEKAAGVSDADAVRWATSIAEQVRALLGTASNDPPLQVDINLRPEGRNGPPVRTLASYEAYYAQWAQPWEIQALLRAHSVAGDPELGERFLRMVDATRYPPGGVSADAVREIRRIKARVDAERLPRGADPNTHTKLGRGGLADVEWTVQLLQLRHAHEVPELHNTSTLETLDAIAAAGLLAHDDVDRLRQAWLLATRARNALVLVRGKPTDQLPGPGRALNAVAVAAGWPGGDGGEFLDNYLRVTRRAKIVTRKVFGD; encoded by the coding sequence GTGTCGTATCCCGGATCTCAGCGCCGAAAGCTGCCCAGCGTAGGGCGCCTCGGTCTGGTAGACCGGTACGCCGAAGCGGATTTGACCGCACTGGGCTGGTACAGCGCCTACACCCAACCGCACGTCGACGTGCTCTGGGCACTGTCGCGGGCTCCCGACGCCGACGCGGCACTGCGCACGCTGGTTCGGCTTTCCGAAGCCCCGGGCATCGACTGGCCTGAGCTGAGCGCGGCACTCATGGCCGACCGGGGCCTGCGAGGGCGCCTGTTCGCGACACTGGGATCCTCTCTGGCACTGGGAGATCACCTGATCGCCCACCCGGAATCCTGGAAGCTGTTGGCCAGTCCGAAGGACTCCGGGGACTACACGATCGCGCTGCCCTCGGCAGCGGAGTTGCGTGCGATCCTCGCCGACGGCGTCGCCGCCGTCACCGACGGCGCCTACGTGGAGCGCCTGCGGTCGCTGTACCGCGATCGGCTGCTGGTGCTGGCGTCGATCGACCTGGCGCCGACCGTCGAGAACCTGCCGGTACTGCCTTTCGTGGCGGTTGGTGAGCACCTGGCGGACCTGGCTGACGCCGCGCTGGCGGCCGCTCTGCGAGTCGCCGAAATCCGGGTGTGTGGCAGCGATGCCACCCCGCCCCGGATCGCCGTGATCGCCATGGGCAAATGCGGTGCGCGCGAACTCAACTACGTCAGCGACGTCGACGTCATCTTCGTGGCCGAAGAAGCCGACGCGGTGAGCACCCGGGTAGCCGGTGAGCTGATGCGGGTGGCCGGTGAGGCCTTCTTCGAAGTCGATGCGGGGTTGCGGCCCGAAGGTCGGCACGGTGCGCTGGTGCGGTCGTTGGAATCGCACATCGTCTACTACCAGCGGTGGGCCAAGACGTGGGAATTCCAGGCCCTGTTGAAGGCGCGCGCGGCGGTGGGAGACGCCGAGTTGGGCCGGGCGTATATCGACGCGATGTTGCCGATGGTCTGGACCGCTTGCGAGCGTGAGGACTTCGTCGTCGATGTGCAGGCGATGCGTCGCCGCGTCGCGCAATTGGTACCCGCCGACATCCGATCCCGCGAGCTCAAGCTCGGCTCGGGAGGACTGCGCGATGTGGAGTTCGCCGTGCAGCTGCTCCAGTTGGTGCACGGCCGCGGCGACGAGACGTTGCACGTGGCATCCACCGTCGATGCGCTGGCGGCCTTGGGAGCCGGCGGCTACGTAGGCCGTGATGATGCGGCCAACCTGACCGCCTCCTACGAGTTCCTGCGGCTGTTGGAACACCGGCTGCAGCTGCAGCGGCTCAAGCGCACCCACATGCTGCCGCCCCCCTACGACGACGAGGCGCTGCGCTGGCTGGCTCGCGCCGCTCACGTCCGGCCCGACGGCCGCCATGACGCCCTGGGCGTGCTTCGTGAAGAGCTCAAGGCACAGAACAGGCGGGTGTCGCGCCTGCACGCCAAGCTCTTCTATCAGCCGCTGCTGGAGGCGGTCGGTCCGGCGGGACTGGAGATGGCCGGCGGGCTCACCCCGGGTGCCGCGGAGCGGCAGCTGGCGGCACTGGGTTACGAGGCGCCGCACAACGCCCTGACGCACCTGGGGGCGTTGACCAACCAAAGTGGGCGCCGCGGCCGGGTGCAGGCGGTGCTGTTGCCCAAGCTGCTGTACTGGTTGTCGGGCACGCCCAACCCCGACGCGGGTCTGTTGGCCTATCGGCGGCTCAGTGAATCGATGGCCCAAAATCGCTGGTATCTCAGCACTCTGCGTGACAGCAGCGCGGTGGCCAAGCGGTTGATGCGGGTGCTGGGTACCTCGGCCTATATCCCGGAACTGCTGATGCGTTCACCGGATGTCATCCAGGCCTACGGCGACGGACCGTCTGGTCCAAAGTTGCTCGACACCGGACCGGAGGCGGTGTCGCGGGCGCTGATCTCCTCGGCGGGCCGTCATCCCGATCCGGTGCGTGCGATCGCGTCGGCCCGCAGCCTGCGTCGCCACGAGCTGGCCCGCATTGCCTCGGCCGACCTGCTGGGCATGCTGGACGTGACCGATGTCTGCCGGGCGCTGACCGCGGTGTGGGTGGCGGTGCTGCAGGCCGCCCTGGAGGCGATCATTCGGGTCAACCTGGCCGGCGACGAGGTGAAGGAACCCCCGGCGCGGATCGCGGTGATCGGCATGGGCCGGCTGGGCGGACGGGAATTGGGCTACGGCTCGGACGCCGACGTGATGTTCGTGTGCGAGGTCAACGAGAAGGCGGCCGGGGTCAGCGATGCCGACGCGGTGCGCTGGGCCACGTCGATCGCCGAGCAGGTCCGGGCGCTGCTGGGGACCGCCAGCAACGACCCTCCGTTGCAGGTCGACATCAACCTGCGCCCCGAGGGCCGCAACGGCCCGCCGGTGCGCACGCTGGCGTCTTACGAGGCCTACTACGCCCAGTGGGCGCAGCCCTGGGAGATCCAGGCGTTGCTGCGGGCGCACAGCGTGGCCGGCGATCCCGAATTGGGCGAACGGTTCCTGCGGATGGTCGACGCCACCCGCTATCCACCCGGCGGGGTGTCCGCTGATGCGGTCCGGGAGATCCGCCGAATCAAGGCACGCGTCGACGCCGAGCGGTTGCCGCGCGGCGCCGATCCCAATACCCACACCAAGCTGGGACGCGGTGGGCTGGCCGACGTCGAATGGACCGTGCAGCTGCTGCAGTTGCGTCACGCCCACGAGGTTCCCGAGCTGCACAACACCTCGACGCTGGAAACCCTGGACGCCATCGCCGCCGCCGGACTGCTCGCGCACGACGACGTGGACCGGCTCAGGCAGGCCTGGCTGCTGGCCACCCGCGCTCGTAATGCACTGGTGCTGGTCCGCGGCAAGCCCACCGACCAGCTGCCCGGGCCGGGGCGCGCACTCAATGCGGTCGCGGTGGCCGCCGGCTGGCCCGGCGGCGATGGCGGGGAGTTCCTGGACAACTACCTGCGTGTGACACGACGCGCAAAAATCGTGACACGCAAGGTATTCGGAGACTGA
- a CDS encoding PaaI family thioesterase, with the protein MVDFRARSDVPTISVDESGRLLERYGPLAQAVRDLIDATIRTQADDDTAREVTAQVQALTARLSADDLSDSPGLRYVVDGRPLAWGNAVVGLRNPVAPPLVIQHGENGHCWSDFHLGAAYEGPPSLVHGGVSALVLDHVLGEAASDGLTKPLYTGTITVKYLRGTPLGPLRAEATIYRKEGVKTYVRGHISDASGVTVEADGVFITPSWARDELE; encoded by the coding sequence GTGGTGGATTTCAGGGCCCGCTCGGACGTGCCGACGATCAGCGTCGACGAGAGTGGGCGGCTGTTGGAGCGTTACGGGCCGTTGGCACAAGCGGTGCGCGACCTGATCGACGCCACCATCCGCACCCAGGCTGACGACGACACGGCCCGGGAGGTCACCGCGCAGGTGCAGGCATTGACCGCCCGGCTCAGTGCCGACGACCTCAGTGACTCGCCGGGCCTGCGCTATGTGGTCGACGGTAGGCCGCTGGCGTGGGGCAACGCCGTGGTGGGACTGCGTAACCCGGTAGCCCCGCCGCTGGTGATCCAGCACGGGGAGAACGGGCATTGCTGGAGCGATTTTCACCTGGGCGCGGCGTACGAGGGCCCGCCGTCACTGGTACACGGCGGGGTCAGCGCGCTGGTCCTCGACCATGTACTCGGTGAGGCGGCCAGCGACGGCCTGACCAAGCCGCTCTACACCGGCACGATCACGGTGAAGTACCTGCGCGGAACGCCCCTGGGACCGTTGCGGGCCGAGGCCACGATCTACCGCAAAGAAGGCGTCAAAACCTATGTCCGCGGACATATCTCGGACGCCTCGGGAGTCACCGTCGAGGCCGACGGGGTGTTCATCACTCCGTCGTGGGCGCGCGACGAGCTGGAGTGA
- a CDS encoding PE-PPE domain-containing protein produces the protein MTDRRLLPLAFAPLLIAGLVPPASVVAQAPKSVSAQVVLLDTEGWGMGGSGTPIPSQALIDAIGERYIMPASPLFPGQPIFPVDSVHPLFTPEGLYPLTGVKSLVLDQSLAQGVQILDHTIKERLALGRDLVVVGGSQSSTIASLEMRNLLALPADQIPTSDQLSFVLLVDPSNPNGGLLSRFGDPSLPELSIPSIGVTFSGATPSETPWDTAIYNMEYDGFSDFPRYPLNFLADLNAVLGIAFVHGTIPYLTDEQIAQSVLLPVSDGYAGNTDYFMIPTENLPLLELLRAVPFLGDPLADLMQPALRVLINLGYGSIENGWDPGPADLSTPFGLFPTNIDLGDVLTALGNGVEQGWNDFINDLGSLPSLPEALANSAAVLDTLSNGVNAFSADLSTLYSTLLPITDLVNAMLTTLPAYNVSLFAQELASGDPLGALMMPLAADTGLVTAGIGIGALSVLSALMSL, from the coding sequence ATGACTGACCGCAGGTTGCTCCCCTTAGCCTTCGCGCCACTGTTGATCGCCGGTCTCGTCCCGCCCGCAAGTGTTGTGGCGCAGGCGCCGAAGTCGGTCTCCGCACAGGTGGTCCTGCTCGACACCGAGGGTTGGGGCATGGGCGGCAGCGGCACCCCGATCCCCTCCCAGGCGCTCATCGACGCCATCGGCGAGCGCTACATCATGCCGGCGTCGCCGCTGTTCCCCGGCCAGCCGATCTTCCCGGTCGACTCGGTGCATCCCCTGTTCACCCCGGAAGGCCTGTACCCGCTGACCGGCGTCAAGTCGCTGGTATTGGACCAGTCCCTGGCCCAAGGCGTACAAATCCTGGACCACACCATCAAGGAGCGGCTCGCGCTGGGCCGTGACCTGGTGGTGGTGGGCGGCTCCCAGAGTTCCACGATCGCCTCCCTGGAAATGCGTAACCTGCTGGCACTCCCAGCAGACCAGATCCCCACGTCCGATCAGCTGTCGTTCGTCCTGTTGGTCGACCCCAGCAACCCCAACGGTGGTCTGCTCTCGCGTTTCGGCGACCCCAGCCTGCCGGAACTGAGCATTCCGAGCATCGGGGTCACCTTCAGCGGAGCCACCCCGTCAGAAACGCCGTGGGACACGGCCATCTACAACATGGAGTACGACGGATTTTCGGACTTCCCCCGCTACCCGCTCAACTTCCTCGCCGATCTCAACGCGGTCTTGGGTATCGCCTTTGTGCACGGCACAATCCCCTACCTCACCGACGAACAGATCGCCCAGTCTGTTCTGCTGCCGGTCTCGGACGGCTACGCCGGAAACACCGACTACTTCATGATTCCGACCGAGAACCTGCCGCTGTTGGAGTTGTTGCGGGCCGTTCCCTTCCTCGGTGACCCGCTGGCGGACCTGATGCAGCCGGCGTTGCGTGTGCTGATCAACCTGGGCTACGGCAGTATCGAGAATGGTTGGGATCCGGGACCGGCCGACCTGTCCACGCCCTTCGGGCTGTTCCCGACGAACATCGATCTGGGCGACGTCCTTACGGCGTTGGGCAATGGCGTCGAGCAGGGCTGGAACGACTTCATCAACGATCTGGGTTCACTGCCCAGCCTGCCCGAGGCTCTGGCGAACAGCGCAGCCGTGCTGGACACCTTGTCCAACGGGGTGAACGCGTTCTCCGCGGACCTGTCCACCCTGTACTCGACGTTGCTGCCGATCACCGACCTGGTCAACGCCATGCTCACCACCCTGCCGGCCTACAACGTCAGCCTGTTCGCGCAGGAGCTCGCCTCCGGTGACCCGCTCGGCGCGCTCATGATGCCGCTGGCCGCCGACACGGGGCTCGTTACCGCCGGGATCGGGATCGGCGCGCTGAGCGTGCTGTCGGCCCTGATGTCGCTGTAG
- a CDS encoding HNH endonuclease signature motif containing protein — translation MATPVGAAAAREQVWAALDAIDAAHALIRATSTDLVGNDFRVDIADRLEAQERINRGLMYRIFGELADPPDGSGSIAAVRAAVWTRLRITPREITRRCRLAARIRTQRSLTGATIPPELPVLATAIEAGSIGDDHIRAICQAVDVLPASVPPAQIAAAEAALVSHATGVDAGVLSKIGQRIADHLNPDGLFSDRDRARRRTLTLGRQGPDGMSKLTGLLDPGTRAYFEAITAAVRPGRHLPDTDKGPAADSRTPAQRCHDALRLALSTAIASGKLGTHRGHPVTVVVTTSLTELNQAAHAANDPNIAMPPPALTGGGSRLPMRDLISLAAQSIHYLAVFDDHTARPLFLGRQKRVATADQRLICYARDRGCTHPHCRAPGYHCEVHHAQPWSPRGRTNTDNLYFACSPHHTDVTQGRQHTTVTSGRLSWTDGTGPPRINHAHHPEELLRGGTDPPDGTGA, via the coding sequence ATGGCAACACCGGTCGGCGCCGCTGCGGCACGGGAGCAGGTTTGGGCTGCTCTGGATGCCATTGATGCCGCCCATGCGCTGATACGGGCGACCTCGACGGATCTGGTGGGCAATGACTTTCGGGTCGACATTGCCGATCGGCTGGAAGCCCAGGAGCGCATCAATCGCGGCCTGATGTACCGGATCTTCGGCGAACTCGCCGACCCGCCGGACGGTTCCGGTTCGATCGCCGCGGTCCGGGCTGCGGTGTGGACACGGTTGCGGATCACCCCACGCGAGATCACCCGCCGCTGCCGCCTGGCCGCCCGCATCCGGACCCAACGGTCCCTGACCGGCGCCACGATCCCACCCGAGCTACCGGTCTTGGCCACCGCGATCGAAGCCGGATCGATTGGGGACGACCACATTCGCGCGATCTGCCAGGCCGTCGATGTCCTGCCTGCTTCGGTGCCGCCGGCTCAGATCGCCGCCGCGGAAGCGGCCCTGGTCTCCCATGCCACCGGAGTCGACGCCGGGGTGCTTTCCAAGATCGGACAACGCATCGCCGATCACCTCAACCCCGACGGGCTGTTCAGCGACCGCGACCGGGCCCGGCGACGGACCCTGACTCTGGGCCGCCAAGGCCCGGACGGCATGTCGAAACTCACCGGGCTCCTCGACCCTGGTACCCGCGCGTATTTCGAAGCGATCACCGCAGCAGTACGCCCCGGCCGCCACCTGCCCGACACCGACAAGGGTCCCGCCGCTGACTCCCGCACCCCGGCACAACGCTGTCACGACGCGCTGCGTCTGGCGTTGTCCACCGCGATCGCCTCCGGCAAACTCGGGACACATCGAGGACATCCCGTCACCGTGGTGGTCACCACCAGCCTTACCGAACTCAACCAAGCTGCCCACGCCGCGAACGACCCGAACATCGCCATGCCACCGCCGGCGCTGACCGGGGGTGGATCGCGACTGCCGATGCGTGACCTGATTTCCCTCGCCGCCCAGTCAATTCACTACCTGGCCGTCTTCGACGACCACACCGCCCGCCCCCTCTTCCTCGGCCGGCAAAAACGCGTGGCGACCGCCGATCAGCGCCTCATCTGCTACGCGCGGGATCGCGGCTGCACGCACCCCCACTGCCGCGCCCCCGGCTATCACTGCGAAGTCCACCACGCCCAACCTTGGAGCCCCCGCGGCCGCACCAACACAGACAACCTCTACTTCGCCTGCAGCCCCCACCACACCGACGTCACCCAAGGCCGCCAACACACCACCGTCACGTCAGGACGCCTCAGCTGGACCGACGGAACCGGCCCACCCCGAATCAACCACGCCCACCATCCCGAAGAACTCCTGCGCGGCGGCACCGACCCGCCCGACGGGACTGGCGCCTGA
- the glnA gene encoding type I glutamate--ammonia ligase — protein MTDKTADDVLKLIADENVEYVDIRFCDLPGQMQHLSIPAAGLDASVFEDGLAFDGSSIRGFQSIHESDMMLLPDYATAQIDPFRAAKTLNLNFFVHDPFTREPYSRDPRNIARKAENYLASTGIADTAYFGAEAEFYIFDSVSFDSQINGTFHKVDAASGWWNTGRSTEPDGGPNLGYKVRPKGGYFPVAPNDQYVDLRDVMSTNLTNAGFTVERGHHEVGTGGQTEINYKFNTLLHSADDVMLFKYLIKNTAWEHGKTVTFMPKPLFGDNGSGMHVHLSLWKEGSPLFYDEAGYAGLSDIARYCIGGILHHAPSLLAFTNPTINSYKRLVPGYEAPINLVYSQRNRSACVRIPITGTNPKAKRLEFRCPDSSGNPYLAFSALLMACVDGIKNKIEPAAPVDKDLYELPPDEAAQIAQAPTSLSEVMDNLEADHEYLTEGGVFTPDVIENWIRFKRDNEITPINLRPHPYEFALYYDC, from the coding sequence GTGACCGACAAGACTGCTGACGACGTTCTCAAGCTGATCGCCGATGAGAATGTCGAGTACGTCGACATCAGGTTCTGCGACTTGCCAGGTCAGATGCAGCATCTGTCGATTCCGGCGGCGGGCCTGGACGCGAGCGTGTTCGAGGATGGACTGGCTTTCGATGGCTCATCGATCCGTGGATTCCAGTCCATCCACGAGTCCGACATGATGCTGCTCCCCGACTACGCCACCGCGCAGATCGACCCGTTCCGGGCGGCCAAGACGCTGAACCTCAACTTCTTCGTCCACGACCCCTTCACCCGCGAGCCCTACTCACGCGACCCCCGCAACATCGCCCGCAAAGCCGAGAACTACCTGGCCAGCACCGGCATCGCCGACACCGCCTACTTCGGCGCCGAAGCCGAGTTCTACATCTTCGACTCCGTCAGCTTCGACTCCCAAATCAACGGCACCTTCCACAAAGTCGACGCCGCCTCAGGCTGGTGGAACACCGGGCGCAGCACTGAGCCCGACGGCGGCCCCAACCTCGGCTACAAAGTCCGCCCCAAAGGCGGCTACTTCCCCGTCGCCCCCAACGACCAATACGTCGACCTGCGCGACGTCATGTCCACCAACCTCACCAACGCCGGCTTCACCGTCGAACGCGGCCACCACGAAGTCGGCACCGGCGGCCAAACCGAAATCAACTACAAATTCAACACCCTGCTGCACTCCGCCGACGACGTGATGTTGTTCAAGTACCTCATCAAGAACACCGCCTGGGAGCACGGCAAGACCGTCACCTTCATGCCCAAACCGCTGTTCGGTGACAACGGCTCGGGCATGCATGTGCACCTGTCGTTGTGGAAGGAGGGCTCGCCGCTGTTCTATGACGAGGCCGGCTACGCGGGACTGTCCGATATCGCCCGGTATTGCATCGGTGGCATCCTGCACCACGCACCGTCACTGCTGGCGTTCACCAACCCCACCATCAACTCCTACAAGCGGCTGGTGCCTGGCTACGAAGCCCCCATCAACCTGGTCTACAGCCAGCGCAACCGCTCCGCCTGCGTGCGCATCCCCATCACCGGCACCAACCCCAAAGCCAAGCGCCTGGAGTTCCGCTGCCCCGATTCCTCCGGCAACCCCTACCTGGCGTTCTCGGCATTGTTGATGGCGTGTGTTGACGGCATCAAGAACAAGATCGAACCCGCGGCTCCCGTCGACAAGGACCTCTACGAACTGCCGCCCGACGAGGCCGCCCAGATCGCCCAGGCACCCACGTCCTTGTCCGAGGTGATGGACAACCTCGAGGCCGATCATGAATACCTCACCGAAGGCGGGGTATTCACCCCCGACGTCATCGAGAACTGGATCCGGTTCAAGCGGGATAACGAGATCACCCCGATCAACCTGCGCCCCCATCCTTACGAGTTCGCGCTCTACTACGACTGCTGA
- a CDS encoding RDD family protein: MSRTFSSWLSGPESAGPRLSDSAPGQRLGLPASGPGSLAPMGRRLAALALDWMVGYGLAGLGVAAGVVTPEYLATVVLGVWLVLGVAAVRLFGFTPGQYACGLRVVPVDGPGLGVGLGRATVRGLMIALVVPALFADADGRGLQDRATATAVVRSR, translated from the coding sequence ATGAGCCGCACGTTCTCCTCGTGGCTGTCCGGGCCGGAATCGGCCGGACCACGCCTTTCCGACAGCGCACCAGGGCAAAGGCTGGGCCTGCCGGCAAGCGGCCCCGGTTCCCTGGCCCCGATGGGCCGCCGTCTGGCTGCCCTGGCTCTGGACTGGATGGTGGGCTACGGCCTCGCCGGCCTGGGCGTGGCCGCGGGTGTGGTGACCCCGGAATACCTGGCGACCGTGGTGTTGGGTGTCTGGCTGGTACTCGGCGTCGCCGCTGTGCGACTGTTCGGCTTCACTCCAGGCCAGTACGCCTGTGGGCTGCGGGTGGTACCGGTGGACGGCCCCGGCCTGGGCGTCGGGTTGGGCCGCGCTACGGTGCGCGGACTGATGATCGCGCTGGTGGTCCCGGCGTTGTTCGCCGACGCTGACGGCCGTGGCCTGCAGGATCGGGCCACCGCCACCGCTGTGGTGCGCAGTCGCTGA
- a CDS encoding DUF4191 domain-containing protein: MPRLRNTAENKAARAEAKAARKTASRQRRAQLWQAFQLQRKEDTRLVPYMAGAFVLVAGVTTALALNGGTFAKATMIPLGLVLGALVAFVIFGRRAQRSVYRKAEGQAGAAAWALDNLRGKWRVTPGVSATGQLDAVHRVIGRPGIIFVAEGSANRLKPLLAQEKKRTARLIGDVPIYDVVVGNGEGEVPLSKLERFLTKLPANITTKQMDSLESKLAALTSRTGTAAMPKGPLPGGAKVRGVQRAVRRR, encoded by the coding sequence ATGCCCAGACTGCGTAACACCGCCGAAAACAAGGCTGCCCGGGCGGAAGCGAAAGCCGCCCGCAAGACCGCCAGCAGGCAACGCCGTGCTCAGCTGTGGCAGGCCTTTCAGCTGCAACGCAAAGAAGACACGCGGCTGGTGCCGTACATGGCCGGCGCATTCGTGCTGGTCGCCGGGGTGACCACGGCGTTGGCACTCAACGGCGGCACGTTCGCCAAGGCCACGATGATCCCGCTGGGCCTGGTGCTGGGCGCACTGGTGGCGTTCGTGATCTTCGGGCGGCGGGCGCAGCGATCGGTCTACCGCAAGGCGGAGGGGCAAGCCGGGGCTGCAGCGTGGGCCCTGGACAACCTCCGCGGCAAATGGCGCGTGACCCCCGGGGTGTCCGCCACCGGGCAGCTCGACGCCGTGCATCGAGTGATCGGCCGCCCCGGCATCATCTTCGTCGCCGAAGGTTCCGCCAACCGGCTCAAGCCGCTGCTTGCCCAGGAGAAGAAGCGCACCGCCCGACTGATCGGTGACGTGCCGATCTACGACGTGGTGGTGGGCAACGGTGAGGGCGAGGTTCCGCTGAGCAAGCTGGAGCGCTTCCTGACCAAGCTGCCCGCAAACATCACCACGAAGCAGATGGACTCGCTGGAGTCGAAGCTGGCCGCCTTGACGTCGCGGACTGGGACCGCGGCCATGCCCAAGGGTCCGTTGCCGGGCGGAGCGAAGGTGCGCGGCGTGCAGCGCGCGGTTCGCCGCCGTTAG
- a CDS encoding lipoyl synthase — MSALGDGRRLRRAEARNAETPIERKPPWIKTRARMGPSYTELKVLVKSEKLHTVCEEAGCPNIYECWEDREATFLIGGEVCTRNCSFCLIKSGKPPELDRDEPRRVAESVQSMGLRYSTVTGVARDDLPDQGAWLYAETVRAIKALNPSTGVELLIPDFGGRPDLLGEVFDSRPEVLAHNVETVPRIFRLIRPGFTYERSLDVLTQARDAGLVAKSNLILGMGETPEEIRAALVDLYNAGAELVTITQYLRPTERHHPIDRWVKPEEFVEHARYAEELGFAGVMSGPLVRSSYRAGRLYQQALENRARRGECPTPVHG; from the coding sequence GTGAGCGCCCTCGGAGACGGCCGTAGATTGCGACGTGCCGAAGCACGCAACGCCGAGACGCCGATCGAACGCAAACCGCCGTGGATCAAGACCCGCGCACGCATGGGGCCGAGCTACACCGAGCTCAAGGTCTTGGTGAAGAGCGAGAAGCTCCACACGGTCTGCGAAGAGGCGGGTTGCCCCAACATCTACGAATGTTGGGAGGACCGGGAAGCCACCTTCCTGATCGGCGGCGAGGTCTGTACCCGCAATTGCTCGTTCTGCCTGATCAAGTCGGGCAAGCCGCCTGAGTTGGACCGCGACGAGCCGCGCCGGGTCGCCGAAAGCGTGCAATCGATGGGACTGCGGTACTCGACCGTGACCGGGGTGGCTCGTGACGACCTGCCCGATCAGGGCGCCTGGCTCTATGCCGAGACGGTGCGTGCCATCAAGGCCCTCAACCCGTCGACGGGCGTGGAGCTGTTGATCCCCGACTTCGGCGGACGCCCCGACCTGTTGGGCGAGGTTTTCGACTCCCGTCCGGAAGTGTTGGCCCACAACGTCGAAACCGTGCCGCGCATCTTCCGGCTGATCCGGCCGGGATTCACCTACGAACGCAGCCTCGACGTGTTGACCCAGGCCCGCGATGCCGGACTGGTGGCCAAGAGCAACCTCATCCTCGGCATGGGCGAGACCCCCGAAGAGATCCGGGCGGCGCTGGTGGACCTGTACAACGCGGGAGCCGAGCTGGTCACCATCACCCAGTACCTGCGCCCCACCGAGCGGCATCACCCGATCGATCGATGGGTCAAGCCCGAGGAGTTCGTCGAGCATGCCCGCTACGCCGAGGAGCTGGGTTTCGCCGGGGTGATGTCCGGGCCGTTGGTGCGCTCGTCGTATCGGGCCGGACGGCTCTACCAACAGGCGCTGGAGAATCGGGCGCGGCGCGGCGAGTGCCCCACCCCCGTCCACGGCTGA
- the lipB gene encoding lipoyl(octanoyl) transferase LipB, translating to MVSIRSSGAPIDVRQLGTVDYESAWQLQRELAEARSAGGPDTLLLLEHPPVYTAGRRTEPHERPMDGTPVVDTDRGGKITWHGPGQLVGYPVIGLAEPLDVVNYVRRLEESLIEVCNTLGLNTVRIDGRSGVWLPPGAGRPARKIAAIGVRVARATTLHGFSLNCDCDLSAYGSIVPCGITDAGVTSLSSELGFATGVDDVREAVARAAVDALDGVLPVREHSEPRVPSTP from the coding sequence ATGGTGTCTATCCGATCCAGCGGTGCACCCATCGATGTGCGTCAGCTGGGCACGGTCGATTACGAGTCCGCCTGGCAGCTCCAGCGTGAGCTGGCCGAGGCCAGGTCAGCAGGCGGGCCCGACACACTGCTGCTGCTGGAGCATCCACCGGTCTATACCGCCGGTCGCCGCACCGAACCACACGAGCGTCCTATGGACGGCACCCCGGTGGTCGACACCGACCGCGGTGGAAAGATCACCTGGCACGGCCCGGGCCAGCTCGTGGGCTATCCGGTCATCGGACTGGCCGAACCACTCGATGTCGTGAATTATGTTCGACGCCTTGAGGAATCACTCATTGAGGTGTGTAACACACTGGGCCTCAACACTGTTCGGATTGACGGCAGGTCGGGCGTGTGGCTCCCGCCGGGAGCGGGCCGACCGGCCCGCAAGATCGCCGCGATCGGTGTGCGGGTGGCCCGCGCGACCACGCTGCACGGATTCTCACTCAATTGTGATTGCGATCTCAGTGCGTACGGCTCGATAGTCCCGTGCGGGATCACCGATGCGGGTGTGACCTCACTGTCCTCGGAATTGGGCTTTGCGACCGGTGTCGACGATGTGCGGGAGGCGGTCGCCAGAGCCGCCGTTGACGCTCTCGACGGCGTGCTACCGGTGCGCGAGCATTCCGAGCCGCGCGTACCATCGACCCCGTGA